Sequence from the Ereboglobus luteus genome:
ATCGAGCATCCAGTCGAGAATGAGCCGGCCCTCGACCGTGCGCACTTCGTGGTCGTGATTGTGGTAGTGAAGTTGGAGCCCGTGGGCATGGAGCCGCGCGCCGAGCTCGTTGAGTTCGCGCCCGAGTTCGCGGGCGGCCGCGGCGGTGGCGAGCATCTCGCGAGGGAAATATGGCACGATGATGTTTGTCGTGCCGAGCAGATGCGCCTCGCAAACGACCTTGTTAAAATCGCCGCGCAAGGCGGCGATGGAGACATGCTGGCCGGAGCACGCGAGGCCCGCGGCCTTGATCGCCGCGGCGGCCCCGGCGGCATCAAGGTTTCCGTAGCCGGCGGTTTCGACTCCCGCGTAACCGTGGGAGGCGAGTGGCGCGATGGCCGCGGCGAAATCGTCCTTCGTGAGCGTGCGAAGTGAAAAGAGCTGGAGGGATACGGGAGGTTTTTTCATTGGAAAGGAGGCGTGGGCGGGTTCAGGTTTTGTGTTGCGGATTGTTTTGCGCGAATGACCCAGCGCGTGGGTGAAAGTTCATCCTCGATTGAAAACGGCATGGATGCGCGGCCTTGGAGCGAGGCGAGGAGCGTTTGCAGAAAACCGCATTCCGGCGGCGTGGCATCGACGGGGCCGAGGTCGTCGTCTCCGATGACGAGA
This genomic interval carries:
- a CDS encoding sugar phosphate isomerase/epimerase family protein — protein: MKKPPVSLQLFSLRTLTKDDFAAAIAPLASHGYAGVETAGYGNLDAAGAAAAIKAAGLACSGQHVSIAALRGDFNKVVCEAHLLGTTNIIVPYFPREMLATAAAARELGRELNELGARLHAHGLQLHYHNHDHEVRTVEGRLILDWMLDVSAPQNLLCQADVYWLHTAGKNPVDFIREQGRRIKLMHFKDEKEIGLGPVDFAPIFDAADSVGALEWQVLEIEKYNHEPLESIRLSIEQFKKWGRC